From a single Lolium rigidum isolate FL_2022 chromosome 7, APGP_CSIRO_Lrig_0.1, whole genome shotgun sequence genomic region:
- the LOC124677107 gene encoding hexose carrier protein HEX6-like, protein MAVGVVPESQERRHYGGRITAFVVLSCITAGMGGVIFGYDIGVSGGVSSMDGFLRKFFPEVYQQMQADTGVSNYCRFNSQLLTAFTSSLYVSGLVTTFLASSVTARYGRRPSMVVAGAAIITGATVGGASVDLSMVILGRVLLGVGLGFGNQAVPLYLSEMAPPSRRGGFSNGFQLCVSLGSLAAQLVNFGTEKIEGGWGWRVSLAVAAVPAGLLTVGALFLPETPNSLVQQGKDHHRVRVLLRKIRGTDIVEDELDDIVKADRSNKTSTRSGLQMIVFQRRYRPQLVMAVMIPFFQQMTGINAIAFYAPVLLRTIGMGESAALLWVVVKQTIGVGATLVSMFAVDRFGRRTLFLVGGAQMLASQLMIGGVMASQLGDHGEVGKGYALVLIGLIAVYQAGFGWSWGPLGWLVPSEIFPLEVRSAGQGIAVAVNFLLTTFVAQSFLAMLCGMKAGIFFFFAAWLVVMTAFIYLLLQETKGLPIEQIGELWGEHWFWKRFVGCDNPETLGNYTTLVD, encoded by the exons ATGGCAGTCGGCGTCGTCCCCGAAAGCCAGGAGCGGCGCCACTACGGAGGCCGGATCACCGCCTTCGTCGTGCTCTCCTGCATCACCGCCGGCATGGGCGGCGTCATCTTTGGATACGACATCGGAGTCTCTG GTGGCGTGTCGTCCATGGATGGGTTCTTGCGGAAGTTCTTCCCGGAGGTGTACCAGCAGATGCAGGCCGATACTGGCGTCAGCAACTACTGCCGGTTCAATAGCCAGCTGCTCACCGCCTTCACGTCCTCGCTATACGTCTCCGGCCTCGTGACCACGTTCCTCGCCTCTTCGGTCACCGCCAGATACGGCCGCCGCCCGTCCATGGTCGTCGCCGGCGCAGCGATTATTACTGGCGCCACCGTTGGAGGAGCGTCCGTGGATCTCTCCATGGTGATCCTTGGTCGGGTCCTGCTCGGCGTCGGCCTGGGATTCGGTAATCAG GCGGTGCCTTTGTACCTGTCGGAAATGGCTCCGCCGTCGCGCCGAGGAGGGTTCAGCAACGGCTTCCAGCTCTGCGTCAGCCTCGGGTCCCTCGCCGCGCAGCTGGTCAACTTCGGCACGGAAAAGATCGAAGGCGGCTGGGGCTGGCGGGTGTCCCTCGCCGTGGCCGCCGTCCCGGCCGGGCTACTCACGGTCGGCGCGCTATTCCTCCCGGAGACGCCCAACAGCCTCGTCCAGCAAGGCAAGGACCACCACAGGGTCAGAGTGCTACTGCGAAAGATTCGAGGGACCGACATCGTGGAGGACGAGCTGGACGACATCGTCAAGGCGGATAGATCGAACAAGACGAGCACCAGGAGCGGCCTGCAGATGATCGTGTTCCAGCGGCGGTACCGGCCTCAGCTCGTGATGGCCGTGATGATCCCCTTCTTCCAGCAGATGACGGGGATCAACGCGATAGCGTTCTACGCGCCGGTGCTGCTGCGCACCATCGGCATGGGGGAGAGCGCGGCGCTGCTGTGGGTGGTGGTGAAGCAGACGATCGGGGTTGGGGCGACGCTCGTGTCGATGTTCGCCGTGGACCGGTTCGGCCGTCGGACCCTGTTCCTGGTCGGCGGCGCCCAGATGCTTGCGTCGCAGCTCATGATCGGCGGTGTCATGGCGTCGCAGCTCGGCGACCACGGCGAGGTCGGCAAGGGGTACGCGCTCGTGCTGATCGGCCTGATCGCCGTGTACCAGGCCGGGTTCGGGTGGTCGTGGGGTCCGCTGGGGTGGCTGGTGCCGAGCGAGATCTTCCCTCTGGAGGTGCGGTCGGCGGGGCAGGGCATTGCCGTGGCGGTCAACTTCCTGCTCACGACGTTCGTGGCGCAGTCGTTCCTCGCCATGCTCTGCGGCATGaaggccggcatcttcttcttcttcgcggcGTGGCTCGTGGTGATGACCGCGTTCATCTACCTCCTGCTACAGGAGACCAAGGGCCTGCCCATCGAGCAGATCGGAGAGCTGTGGGGAGAGCACTGGTTCTGGAAAAggttcgtcggctgtgataaccCAGAAACTCTCGGCAACTACACTACACTCGTGGATTGA
- the LOC124672375 gene encoding uncharacterized protein LOC124672375, translated as MPSAAAVLSGLPPSSPADTIVSALSAPTSGTAEESPRRHLDEHLSAAQLHALGMEAGPRRRAAAAQQAHALRRKEETTRQHCLAECRLQQPGCRSKASSVEVAAGERQGEDVGIWKVKVTTLSAEQAAAVLPVGFQFRGFCYILVVGVRYASWAQFFLTEDGMQYVVLHRLNLYGATCLMNCN; from the exons ATGCCCTCTGCCGCCGCCGTTCTTTCTGGCCTCCCTCCTTCCTCTCCGGCCGACACCATCGTCTCCGCCTTATCGGCGCCCACCTCGGGCACGGCGGAGGAGTCGCCCCGGCGTCACCTCGACGAGCATCTATCGGCCGCACAGCTGCATGCGCTGGGCATGGAGGCTGGCCC gaggaggagggcggcggcagcCCAGCAGGCCCACGCGCTGCGCCGGAAAGAGGAGACAACACGGCAGCACTGCCTCGCCGAATGCCGCCTTCAACAGCCGGGCTGTCGCAG TAAGGCATCTAGCGTGGAGGTCGCCGCAGGAGAGAGGCAGGGTGAGGATGTTGGCATATGGAAAGTGAAAGTGACGACGTTGTCTGCAGaacaggcggcggcggtgctgccgGTGGGGTTCCAGTTCCGGGGATTCTGCTACATCCTCGTTGTTGGAGTAAGGTATGCATCTTGGGCACAGTTTTTTCTGACTGAAGATGGGATGCAGTACGTAGTGTTACATCGTCTGAATCTGTATGGAGCCACCTGCCTAATGAACTGCAATTAG